One window from the genome of Garra rufa chromosome 1, GarRuf1.0, whole genome shotgun sequence encodes:
- the LOC141340607 gene encoding uncharacterized protein, translated as MPRPTDPVGHWEDLEIWLSAVTDSLLPKAAEAVKHQTQDQLDNNITGIMKHDPGQSYGHKELAKITGSLSHTLVASLKRSDRQAAYLQQELKRAQRRIEQLELEAQDRREGSNETDPRATEEIAKLQETLANNTQEMEQAKSARADLSDKLQYAEQLLEKARLDFRDKNSRIKALETHLTEARTEISYLTQQLDDMKEELDSVKNELIHAYELRPEPTRMRRAPPSPLPSRPGSHASHNPSHGMDLKDLDKLTRNISKFTPNVPDGQDVHSYLNDVDFHLETRPNVTDKDRLYLLRTTSSPEVRSFLDRQPSHTKNDYQSLRQALIKEFAVPESEQGLVAALETKQGRQESSQAYYSRLREAYFGARNEPDMEQDMNFKTLFLRNLHPAVSHHLGVLACPQTMTSQQLRDLAHKAYGKQKMASEKGTKSTAVLDFNTQCQEMTLEGAQHQESFKPPPREWRPSSFNRERDFHFGARPTQRNDRWDGTRGRQHSPERYWEKSWYHPRPCENRWERSWSRPTSSGSSGNGSWESNATSPTNRRKNLQRSHTDQAQAESTHEEETLPCFDSQELIKMMMQEFFKRKKEDRKWEKKEKPTAA; from the exons atgcctcgcccaacagaccccgttggtcactgggaggacttggaaatctggctaagcgccgtgacggacagcctcttacccaaagccgccgaagctgtcaaacaccagacacaagaccaactggacaacaacataacaggcatcatgaaacatgatccaggtcagagctacggacacaaagagctagcaaagatcactggctccctgagtcacaccctcgtcgcctccctcaaacggagcgacagacaagccgcctatctccagcaggagctgaaacGCGCACAGCGACGCATCGAGCAGCTAGAGCTGGAGGCTCAAGATCGACGGGAAGGGTCCAACGAGACGGATCCCAGAGCAACTGAGGAGATCGCTAAACTACAAGAAACTCTAGCAAACAACACACAAGAAATGGAGCAAGCAAAGTCCGCCCGCGCCGACCTCAGCGACAAGCTACAGTACGCAGAGCAGCTACTGGAAAAGGCAAGGCTGGACTTcagagacaagaacagcagaattaaagccctcgaaacgCATCTGACCGAGGCAAGAactgagataagttacctcactcaacaaCTTGACGACATGAAAGAGGAATTGGACAGTGTCAAAAACGAACTCATACATGCTTATGAACTGCGCCCTGAGCCAACCAGGATGCGACGGGCCCCGCCCTCACCCCTGCCAAGCAGGCCCGGGTCCCAT gccagccataacccatcacatggcatggacctcaaagaccttgacaagctgacccgaaacatcagcaaattcaccccgaatgtgccagatggtcaagacgtccactcttacttgaatgatgtcgattttcacttagaaaCGAGACCCAATGttactgacaaagacagactttatctgctgcgaacgacatccagccctgaagtgcggagcttcctggaccgacagccttctcacacaaagaatgactaccaatcgctccgccaagccctcatcaaggaatttgcagtcccagaatcagagcaaggactggtggccgccctggagacaaaacagggtcgtcaggaatcctcccaggcatactatagccggcttagagaagcatacttcggagctcgcaacgaacctgacatggagcaggacatgaactttaagactctctttctgagaaatctccatcctgcggtaagccaccaccttggcgtccttGCATGCCCACAAACAATGACGTCTCAACAGCTGCGAGACCTGGCGCACAAAGCCTACGGCAAGCAAAAGATGGCGTCAGAAAAAGGCACCAAGTCTACTGCAGTTCTTGATTTTAACACACAATGTCAAGAAATGACCCTAGAGGGCGCCCAACACCAAGAAAGCTTCAAGCCACCTCCTAGAGAATGGAGACCATCCTCATTCAACAGAGAACGTGACTTTCACTTTGGCGCCCGACCTACACAAagaaacgaccgctgggatggaacacgcggacgacaacactcacctgaacgctactgggaaaaatcctggtaccatccaagaccttgtgagaatcgatgggagagatcatggagtcggccaacctcatcaggaagctcaggaaatggctcgtgggaatctaatgcaaccagtccaacaaatcgacgaaagaacttacaaagatcccacactgatcaagctcaagctgaatctacacatgaagaagagacattgccgtgttttgattcacaagaactgataaaaatgatgatgcaagagttcttcaaacgcaaaaaggaggataggaagtgggaaaagaaagagaaacccactgcggcctga